The following is a genomic window from Citrifermentans bemidjiense Bem.
CTCGTAGCCCTGCGGGCTCATGGGGAGCACCAAGTCGCAGCCGTAGCGGTGGCTCGCGATGTGCCTGATCAGCGCCGGATTCAGGTGCGGCATGTCGCACGCCACGGTGAAGACGGCCGGGTTCGAACTCTGGGAAAGCCCCGCGTGGATACCCGCCAGGGCACCCATCCCCTCGTACAGGTCGGGGACCTTCCGGCAGGGCAGGAACTGGTATTGCTCCGGGGCGTTGGTTACCAGGATCACCTCGGGGAAGATCTCGCAAAGCTCCCGGTAGATGCTTTCTATGAAGCGCCCTCCCTTGTGCGGCAGCAGAGCCTTGTTGCTCCCCATACGGCTGGAGGCGCCACCGGCAAGGATAACGCCGGTCACCCCCTGGATCTTGCCGTCGCCGGCGCGGAAATCGATCCCCTCGACGTGGGTGTAGAGCTTGAAGCTCATGGCCCTGACGTAGCCGACCAGCGTAATGCCGGCCTCTTCGGCCATCTTGATCGCCATGTCGGTAGGCGAGGTGCGGGAAGCGATCACGTCGATGCCGAGAAGCGAAGCCTTTGCCACCAGCTCGGTCGAAACGCGTCCCGAAGTGACCAGAATCTTTCCTTCCAGCGAAATCCCCTTCAAGAGGGCCTCTCCTGCTATACGGTCGATGGTGTTGTGGCGGCCGATATCTTCTGCGTGCAGGATGAGTTCGGTATCGCCGACCCCTGCCGAGTGCATGCCGCCATGGCTTTTGTACCCTTCCGCCTTCTGCGCCAGTTGGTTCATCAGCGTGAAGATCGAGGCGGTGGAATGGACCCGGGAGGGCCCCTTTTTCTCGACGGGCTTGGGCATGTTGAAGCTGATGCCGGTGCCGCAGCCGGAGGTGAGCACCGGCTTCAGGCGCTCGGGGAGCTCTCCCCGGATGGTGACGCTGGCGGCACCGAAATCCTGGCAGATGGCCAAGGCCTGGAAGTCCTCCACCTGTGAGACGAACCCCTGCAGGCGCAGAAAGCCCGCCACCAGGAAGCGGAGATCGTGAGGCGAGGCGATGAGGGTCGCCAGTTCACGCCCGTTCACCACCAGTTGCAGCGGGTATTCGTTGACTACCCCGCCCTCTTCCTGCTCCAGCACGCCTTTATTGAAACTGTAGATCTTGCTAGCCACCGGGTTGCTCCTCGCTGTCAGCCGACTCGCGTCCACTCTCCCTCGCCCTTTGGCAGAGGGCGGGGTGAGGGCGCTGCTGTGTGACGTTCTGTTACCCTCACCCCTGCCCCCCTCCCAGAGGGAGAGGGGCTTTCGGAGGGTGTCCTCGTACTTCTTCACTTAACTTACTTCAATTACTTCCGTTCACTTGCTTCACTTGCGGTTCGTCTCAAGCCAGCTTGCGGCTAGGCTTCGCCGGCGACCTTGCCGTGTACTGCAGGACCCTTGTCGGTCTTGTGGAAGTTGTCCGGGATCGAGTAGTCAACGGTCTCCGGATGGTGCTCGAAGATCGGGAAGTACTTCGCGATCAGAACGAAGAACAGGATGTGCGCCGCGATGATGCCGACGGTCACCAGGCTCTCGATGAAGGAGGGGTAGTAGAAGGTTCCCGGAGCCTCCATCCCGAACATCGATACGTTGAAGCGGTTCAAGATGACGCCTGCGATGACGAGCCAGGCGGCGGTAGCGCGCAGGCGGTTGTTCTCGCGCACGTTGCCGTTCATCAGCATCACCAGGGGCGCGATCACCCCGCCCAGCATCTCGACAGCGAAAAGCGCCACCAGCCCCGGACGGTTGAAGAGCGGCCCCTCGGTCAGCGCGAAGAGGGAGAAGAGCTTCAGGGTCAGGTACGCGGTGATGACCCAGGGGAGGATCTTCGCCAGAGTCTCCAAAAGCTCGCTCTCGTCGGGCTGCCCCATCCATTTGTGGCTCATGGTCGCTTCCACGATGATGATGGAGATGCCGGCGCACATGGCCGAAACCCAGAAGAGCAGCGGCAGGAGCGGGTTGTACCAGAGGCTGTGCAGCTTATCGACCGCGATCAGGAAGAAGGTCCCGAGCGAAGACTGGTGCAAGGTCGAGATGGAGGCCGCCGCGATGACGAGCGGCATCTCGATGGTCCGGAGCAGCCTCAACGGCACGTGGTAGCCGAACTTCTCGCAGACCGGCGACAGGAACTCGAGGAAGAGCACCGTGGTGTACGCGGCGATGCACATGGAAACCTCGAACATCGGGGAGTGCGGGTTCCAGTACACCATGGTGTGCCAGCAGCGCTGCGGCTGCCCCAGGTCGAGCAGAAGCCCCACGCAGACAAGGGAGTAGCCGAGGAAGCCGGTCACGATGGCCGGACGCACCAGCGGCTCAAGCTTCTTGATGTGGAAGCAGTGCACGATGGCCCCGAGGGTGAAGGCGCCCGCCGCCAGTGGTACGGCGGTGACGACGTCGAAGGAGATCCAAAGCCCCCAGGGGAAGGTGTCGTTCAGGTTGGTGGTGACCCCGAGGCCGAACACGAAGCGGACCAGGGAGGCTAGCGCGCCCAGCGATACCAGGACGATCAGGAATTTCACGAAGCGGTGGTATCCCTTGATCTCGTTGATGATTATCTTTGCAGCGGTCATCTAGCTCTCCTCCTTAGGCGTTGCGCCGGATTTTCTCTGTTCCTCTTCCTTGGCGATCCTTTCTTTCCTGTGGTTGAACCAGGAAAGGAGCGAGAGCGAACTGCCGACAGTCAGGAAGATCCCCGGCACGAGGCGCAGCGCCTGCCAGGTGTAGGACGGGAGCGGCCTCTTGGTGACCGGTTTGAACCCTAGCTCGTCGAAGGGGAGCGCGGTCAGGTAGATGACGCTGGTCCCACCCGCCTCTTCGGCTCCGTAGAGCTTCTTCAGGTACTTCTCGGGGCGGGTGGCGATGCGCTTGTTCGCCTCCTTGATCATCTCCCCGCGGTCGCCGTAGGTGATGGCGGAGACGCAGGTGGTGGCGCAGGCGGGCTTCAGCCCTTCCTTGATCCTGGAGTAGCAGCCGGTGCATTTTCTCACCAGCGGAAATGCCTTGCTCCACTCGTACTTGGGAACCCCGAACGGGCAGGCGACCATGCAGAAACGGCAGCCGATGCAGCGCTTGGCGTCGTAGACGACGGGGCCTTCCTTGGTCTTCTTGAAGGCGCCGACCGGGCAGACGGAGGCGCACGCCGGCTCGTTGCAGTGCATGCACATCTCTTTGTAGAAGGCGAACTCGTTCTGCCCGTTCTTCTCGTAGTCGCGGAACTTGATGCGGGTAAAGGTGTGCTCCGACATAAGCGGCGGGTTCTGGTAACCCTCGCCGTTGAAGAACTCCGTCTTCTCGGCGTCGAGCTGGTTCCATTGCTTGCAGGCGACCTGGCAGCCGCGGCAGCCGGTGCACTTGGTCATGTCGATCAAGAACGCCTTGCTCTTGTTGAAATCCTGGTTGGTCTCGCTCATGCGCGTTTACCCCCTTTCTCGATGTTGCAGAGGAATGCCTTGAATTCGGGGATGCTCGTATTGGCGCAGCCGACGGACGGGGTCAGGACGTTGCCCGAGTCGCCGGTAGCGAGACCTGCATAACCGAAGTGCCAGGGAAGGCCCACCTGCTCTACCATTTTCCCCTGCACGTTGAAGGGCTTGAGCCTGGTGGTGACCAGGGCCTTCGCCTCGATGGAACCGCGCTCGGTGGTGATCTTCACCTGGTCGCCGTTGTTGATCCCCTTGGAGGAGGCGAGGGTCTGGGAGATCTCGACGAACATGGTCGGGACCAGCTCCACCAGCCAGGGAAGGCTGCGGGTCATGGCGCCTGCCTGCCAGTGCTCGGTCATCCTGTAGGTGGTGCCGACGAACGGGTACTTGTTCAGGTCGCTGGACATGTTGGCCGGGACCTTGACCGCCGGGTTGCTCTGCACCTTGGACAAGAGGTTCTTGGCCGGGCTTTCGATCGGCTCGTAGTGCTCGGGGAACGGACCGTCCTTCATGTCTAGCGCGTAGAGGCGGCCGTGACCTTCAGGAACCATGATGAAGGGGTACTTCCCTTCCTTCGCGTCGTTCATCGGCGGCCAGGGGCCGTCGGGCACGTCGCCTTTCCACTTCTTCTCCAGCGCGTCCCAGGCGATGACCGCGCGCTTGGGGTTGAACGGCGCGCCGTCCGGGTTAACGGAGGCCCTGTTGTAGATGATGCGGCGGTTGACCGGCCAGCACCAGGACCACTTCGGGAACATGCCGAGCCCGGTCGGGTCGGTGGCGTCGCGGCGGGCCATCTGGTTGCCGTCTTTCGTGTAGGAGCCGCAGTAGATCCAGCAGCCGGAGACGGTGGAGCCGTCGTCCTGCAGGTACTTGAACATCGGGACCTGGTCACCCTTCTTGAACTCGAGGGTCTTGTCCTTGTCGACGATGGTCATGTCCTTGGTGAAGTAGCCGTTGATCTCCTTGGCGACCAGGTGCACTTCAGGCTCGTGGCCTTCGCCGTAGTTCCAGGAGAGCTTGGTGATCGGCTCGGGGAAGGTTCCCCCTTTCTGGTACGCCTTCTTCACGTGCTTCGCGAACTGATCGATGATCCAGAGGTCGCTCTTCGCATCCCCTACCGGTTCCGCAGCCTTGTAGCGCCACTGGGCCCAGCGGCCGGAGTTGGAGATGGAGCCTTCCTTCTCGACGGAGGAGGCTGCCGGCAGCATGAAGACCTCGGTCTTGATGTCCTTCGGGTTCACGCCGGGGCGCTTCCAGAAGATGGAGGTCTCGGTCTCCCAGAGGTCGACGGTGACGAGCCAGTCGAGTTTTCCCAGCGCCTCGCGGGTCTTCAGGGAATCCGGGCCGCCTACCGCCGGGTTCTGCCCCATGCAGACGAGGCCCTGCAGTTCGCCCTTGCCCATCTTCTCCATCAGCTTCATGAAGGAGTAGTTGCCGCTTCTCTTGGGGAGGTAGTCGTAGCAGAAGCCGTTCTCCGCGGTGGCGTTGTCGCCGTACCAGGCTTTGAGGAGGCTCACCGTGTACTTCGGGGTGTTCCCCCACCAGTTGGCGCTCTTTGCGTCTTTGGTCTTCGGGGTCCACTTCTCCAGGTAGGCCTTCAGGTCGACGTTGTCGAACTCAGGGGACTTCAGGTAGCCCGGGAGCAGGTGGAAGAGCAGGCCGTAATCGGAGGAGCCCTGTACGTTGCTCTCGCCGCGCAGCGCATTCACGCCGCCGCCGGCGATGCCGATGTTGCCCAAAAGCATCTGCAGCATGGCGGTCGCGCGGACGTTCTGGGTGCCGTGGGTGGACTGTGTGATACCCATCGCGTAGAGGATGGTGCCGGCCTTGTCGGCGCGCCCGGTGGAGCAGAATGCCTTGGCGACGGCGACGTAGTCTTCCTTCTTGGTGCCGGTGATGGAGCAGACCATGTCGACGGTGTAGCGGGAGTAGTGCTTCTTCAGCTGCTGGTAGACGCAGCGCGGGTCCTTCAGCGACTTGTCGCGCTTGGGGTTGCCGGAGCCGTCGACCGCGTAGGCCCAGGCCTTCGGGTCATAGGTCTTCTCCTGGTCGTCGAAGGCGCAGAAGATACCCTCGTTGAAGTCGTACTTCTCGTTTACGATGAAGGAGGCGTTGGTGTACTCGCGGACGTACTCCTCGTGGATCATGTTGTTCTGCAGCGCGAAGTTGATCATCCCGCCCAAAAAGGCGATGTCGGTGCCGGGACGGATCTGCGCGTAGTGATCGGCCTTGGAGCCGGTCCTGGTGAAGCGCGGGTCGACGGCGAGAAGCTTGCCGCCGTTATCCATAGCCGCCTCGATCCATTTCATCGAGATCGGGTGGTTTTCTGCAGGGTTGCAACCGATGGCCAGGATGGCATCGGCGTTCTTCAGGTCAATCCAGTGGTTGGTCATTGCCCCACGTCCAAACGAAGCCGCCAGACCGGCGACTGTAGCGGAGTGTCATATTCGGGCTTGGTGTTCGAGGTTCGCGACCCCCATAGAGCGGGCAAACTTGCTCCAGAGGTAGCACTCCTCGTTGTCGAGACCGGCGCCGCCCAGGAAAGCCATCCCTTCGGTGCGGTTCACGACGTATTCCTTGTTGTCCTTCTTGTTGATCTCTTTGGCCTTGAAGGTCTTGTCGCGGGTCTCCTTCATCTTCTGGCTGATCCGCTCCAGCGCCCAATCCCAGCTCTTCTCTTCGAACTTGTCGCTGCCGGGAGCACGGTACATGACCTTCTGCAGGCGGCGCTCGTTGTTGGCGACCTGGAACAGCGCGCTACCTTTCGAGCAAAGCGCACCCTGGTTGATCGGATGCTGGGTGTCCCCCTCGATGTTGACGATCTTGCCGTTCTTGGTATGCACCACAAGCCCACAACCTACCGCGCAGAAAGGACAGATGGTGGTCGAGCTTTTCAGCCCCTTGGTGCGCATCTGCGGGGCATCGGCTCCGCCCGCTTCCGCTTTTTTGCCGGAAAGGACCAGTGCCGTAGCCAGCGCCCCTCCCTGCAGAAACTCCCTCCGTGAAACAGCCATGTTGAATCTCTCCTTTTTCCATGATAAACGTCGTGCCACCGTTAGTAAGCAGGCGTATACGGCAATTGCCATGCCAGCGCGTTTACGCAAATATCAAAAAATAGTTTGTACCGTAAGGGTTTGAAATGATACTGTTGTCAGCGCCGGAAGGAAGCTCATTAAACATTAAACAACGCTTAAAGATGTGCCGTTTTGTCGTGATGTGTGACATTTTGACCAGGTCACACAGGTAGCGCCGTGGCAGGAGCAGCATGAGGAACACCGGGAAATGAGACAGGAAAAGATTCTTATCTGCGACGACGAGGAAGGGATCCTCATCTATCTGAAGAAGCTGCTGCAGACCCAGGGCTACCAGGTGGAGACCTTCAACGGGGGCGCGGCGCTCCTGCGCCGCCTTAAGGAGGGGGACCCCTCGGACGCGGACCTCCTTTTGCAGGACGTAAGGATGCCGGACATGGACGGCATCACCGTGCTCAAGGAGGTCAAGGCGCTCCGCCCCTCGCTTCCCATCGTCATCATGACCGCCTTCGGGACCATAGACGCGGCGGTCGAGGCGATCAAGATGGGCGCCTACGACTACGTCACCAAGCCCTTTCCCAAGGAGAAGATCCTGAGCGTCCTCAAAAACGCCCTGGAAAAGGAGCAGCTCTTGCAGGAGAACCGGGCGCTCAAGAGCGAGCTGGAGAAGCCGATCCTGCAGGAATCGATCATCTTCAGAAGCGCCGCCTTCCAGGAGATCTACGACCTCACCCTGCAGGTCGCGGCCAGCGAAGCCAACATCCTGGTCCTGGGCGAATCGGGGACCGGCAAGGAGCTCATTGCCGGCGCCATCCACTACAACAGCTTAAGGCGCGACCGGCGCTTTCTCTCCATCAACTGCGCGGCCCTCACCGATACGCTCCTGGAGAGCCAGCTCTTCGGGCACGTCCGGGGCGCCTTCACCGGCGCGGTCGCAGCGCAGAAGGGACTCTTGGAGGAGGCCGACGGCGGCACCCTCTTCATGGACGAGATCGGCGACATGACCCTCCCCATCCAGGCAAAGCTTTTGCGCGTGATCCAGGAGCGTGATTTCATCCCGGTTGGGTCGACCCGCCCGAAAAGCGCCGATATCCGCTTCGTGGCAGCCACCAACAAGAATCTGGAGCAGGAGGTTCAGGAGGGGCGATTCCGCGAGGACCTCTTCTACCGTCTGAACGTGATCAACATCCCGCTGCCGCCGCTTAGGGAGAGAAAGGACGACGTGGAACCCCTGGCGCTGCATTTCCTGAAGAAGTACAGCCTGAAGATGAAGAAGCAGGTAACCACCTTGGCACCCGAGGCGCTGCAGCTCCTTTACGGCTACGACTGGCCCGGCAACATCAGGGAGCTGGAAAACGTCATGGAGCGCGCAGTCATCCTGGCCCGGACCCAGACGGTCACCGCGAAGGAGCTTCCCATCTGGCGCAAACAGCCCCAAAAGGTTGAAGCGCCGCGCGGCGAGGCGCAGTTCGTCTCGCTGGAAAACGTGGAGAAGGAAGCCATCGAGCGGACCCTGTCCGGAACCGGGTACCACAAGAGCAGGTCGGCCGAGATCCTGGGCATCTCCAGAAAAACCCTGGACCGCAAGATCGTCGAATACCGCATCACCATTCCCTCATGACTCTTCCCAAGCTGCGCTTTCCCATAAAGACCAAGCTCACCGTGGCGACGCTCATCCCGCTGGGGATAGCGATCCTCATCTGCTGGATGGCCGGGGTCTTCATTTTGAGCTCCAAGGTCGCCGCCCAGGCCCAGGAGAAGGTCCGCTACGACCTGAGTGTCGCCCGCGAGGCTTACCAGAGCGAGCTTTCGCGCATCTACGACGTGGTGAAGCTCACCGCCTCCTTCGGCAGGACCGCCGAGACCATCGCCTCCGGCGACCGGCGGGCGGTGAGCGAGTCGCTTTCTTCATTGCGCGCCAGCGAGCGCCTGGACATCCTCGCCGCCGTAGACGCCTCGGGAAAGGTGATCTTCAGGGCCAACAACCCCGAGCTGCGCGGCGACGACAAGACCCGCAACCAGTTCGTAGCGCGCGCTTTGAAGGGGGAGATCGCCAGCGGCACCACCATCCTCCCCTCTTCCGAGCTTGAGCTCGAAGGAGACAGCCTGGTGCGCCAGGCGCGCATCTTCCCCGCCGCAGGAACCCCGGTGCAGCTAAACGGCGCCATGTTCCTCCTGGTCGCGGCACCGGTGCGGGACAAGGCGGGGAACCTGCTGGGGGCGCTCTACGGCGGGGTGCTCCTCAACAACAACCAGAAGCTCGTGGACCGGATCCGCTCCGTGGTCTACGAGGGGGCGCGGAAAAACGGCCGGGACGTTGGTAACTCCACCATCTTCCAGGGGGACATAAGGATCGCCACCAACGTCCCCAACACCGACGGCAGCCGGGCCGTCGGCACCAGGCTCTCCGCGCCGGTCCAGGAGCGGGTGCTCCTCAAGGGGGCCAAGTGGGTCGGGCGCGCCTTCGTGGTGAACGACTGGTACCTGACCGCCTACGAACCGATCCTCTCGCTGCAGGGGGTCCCGATCGGCGCCCTCTACGTGGGGATGCTGGAGAGCCAGTATTCGGCGGTCAAGATCGACATGGCCGTCCTTTTGAGCTTCGTCCTTTTGGTGAGCGGCCTGGTGGGGGTCTCCATGGCCGGGTTCCTGGGGAGGAAGCTCTCCCAGCCCATACGGGAGTTGGACCTTCTGGCGCGACGCGTAGCCGCAGGCGAGCGCAACGTGAAAAGCAGCATCGACTCCCGGGACGAGATCGGCGACCTGGCGGTGCGGTTCAACGACATGAGCCGTTCGCTCGTGGAGCGCGAGGACTCGATCATCGAACTGAACCGCAACCTGGAAGAGAAGGTGCAGTCGAGAACGGCGGAACTGGAGGAGAAGAACCGGCTCCTGGTGCAGACCCGCGAGGAGTTGTTGCGGGTGGAGAAGCTGGCGGCGATAGGCGAGCTGGCTGCGGGGGTCGCGCACGAGATCAACAACCCGATGGCGATCATCCGCGGCAACACGGAGTTGTTGCAGCTCTCGGTGCCGGAGGAAGCCCCGATCCGTGAGGAAGTGGACACCATTTTCCAGCAGGTGAAAAGGGTGGAGCGGATCGTATCGAACCTGTTGAAATTCGCCAGGCGCGAGCAGATGGAAGCTGGAGCCGTGCGGCTGAACGAGCTCTTGCACGAGATCGTGGGCCAGATCGGGCACCAGGTGTCGCTTGAGAGGATAGAGATAGCGGAGCAGTATGCGGAGAGCGTGGCGCAGGTGGAGGGGGATGCGGACCAGTTGCGTCAGGTGTTCACCAACCTGGTCTTGAACGCGGTGCAGGCGATGCCGTCAGGGGGCGTTCTCTCGGTGAGGACCCAGCAGGTGGAGCCCGCGGGGAGCTACGAGGTAAAAGTCGGCGACACCGGGGTCGGCATCGCGCTGGAGAACCTGAGACAGGTATTCAACCCCTTCTACACCACCAAGGCCAACGGCACCGGCCTCGGACTTTCCGTATCCTACGGCATCGTCCGGGAGCATGGAGGGCGCATCGACGTCGAGAGCGTCCCGGGCGGCGGGAGCACCTTCACCGTGGTGCTCCCGCGCTCCCAAACGCCGGGGGCCTAGAGTATCGCCACCGCATCACCGGGGCGCACCACGCCCCCCTTCAGCACCTTGGCGAAGATCCCTTCCTTGGGCATGACGCAGTCGCCGGCCTGGTAGTAGATGGCGCAGCGGTTATGACACTCCTTGCCGATCTGGGTCACCTCCAAAAGCGTCTCCCCCAGCTGCATCCGTGTCCCGATCGGGAGATGCACCAGGTCCACCCCTTCGGTGGTGATGTTCTCGGCGAAGTCTCCCTCTTTCACGTCGAGCCCCATGGCCACCATCTTGGCAATGCTCTCCTGAGCCAGGAGGCTCACCTGGCGGTGCCAGTCGCCTGCGTGCGCGTCCCCTTCGATGCCGTGGTTTTCCCGCAGCATGACCTCGGGAACGGGTGTCTTCCGCTCACCCTTGTTGAGGCTCACGTTCACCGCGATGATTTTTCCAGTCATAGCTAACTCCTTGTTGAATCAAATCTATATCCAAACAATCTCAACCTGCCGCTTGATCATCCGCCAACCCTGGACATGGCGAAGGGGACCGTTTCCGCGCCCTCGTCCGTCACCTCGTGCCGGCCAGGTTTCGCGGCCACGATGCGCTGCACCTCCTGGCGCAAAAGGGCGTCGTCCCCTGTGGCCAAAACCGGCCGCAGGTCCACCCCGTCGCCTGAGAAGAGGCACCCCTTGGCGATCCCGGAGGCGGTCACCCGCAACCGGTTGCAGCCGTTGCAGAAGTGCCCGGTCATGGCGGTGATGATCCCGAGCGACCCCTGCGCCCCCTGCACCTTGAAGTTCTTCGAAGGGCCGGAGAGCTCGCTGTTGCTCACTTCCTCGATGAGGTATCGCTCGCCGATGCGCTCCCTGATTTCGGCCCCCGGCACGCAGAGTTCGCGCCAGTCGGCGTCGCCGCAGGTGGGCATGTACTCGATGAATCGGACCGCGTAGGGGCGCTTCATGGTCAGTTCCACGAAGTCGAGGATCTCGTCGTCGTTTACACCGCGCATCACCACCACGTTGATCTTGTGCGGCGGGAAACCAGCTTTCTCGGCGGCTTCAAGGCCGTCCAAGACGCGCTTAA
Proteins encoded in this region:
- the fdhD gene encoding formate dehydrogenase accessory sulfurtransferase FdhD is translated as MASKIYSFNKGVLEQEEGGVVNEYPLQLVVNGRELATLIASPHDLRFLVAGFLRLQGFVSQVEDFQALAICQDFGAASVTIRGELPERLKPVLTSGCGTGISFNMPKPVEKKGPSRVHSTASIFTLMNQLAQKAEGYKSHGGMHSAGVGDTELILHAEDIGRHNTIDRIAGEALLKGISLEGKILVTSGRVSTELVAKASLLGIDVIASRTSPTDMAIKMAEEAGITLVGYVRAMSFKLYTHVEGIDFRAGDGKIQGVTGVILAGGASSRMGSNKALLPHKGGRFIESIYRELCEIFPEVILVTNAPEQYQFLPCRKVPDLYEGMGALAGIHAGLSQSSNPAVFTVACDMPHLNPALIRHIASHRYGCDLVLPMSPQGYEPLHALYNKGCLPAMESSLKNGKRRIVSILPRVNVREISPSEVAGFDPRFDSFSNINTPQEYYDLRNADKEKAASGEPYSDAAQQKLQA
- a CDS encoding MOSC domain-containing protein — protein: MTGKIIAVNVSLNKGERKTPVPEVMLRENHGIEGDAHAGDWHRQVSLLAQESIAKMVAMGLDVKEGDFAENITTEGVDLVHLPIGTRMQLGETLLEVTQIGKECHNRCAIYYQAGDCVMPKEGIFAKVLKGGVVRPGDAVAIL
- a CDS encoding sigma-54-dependent transcriptional regulator, whose amino-acid sequence is MRQEKILICDDEEGILIYLKKLLQTQGYQVETFNGGAALLRRLKEGDPSDADLLLQDVRMPDMDGITVLKEVKALRPSLPIVIMTAFGTIDAAVEAIKMGAYDYVTKPFPKEKILSVLKNALEKEQLLQENRALKSELEKPILQESIIFRSAAFQEIYDLTLQVAASEANILVLGESGTGKELIAGAIHYNSLRRDRRFLSINCAALTDTLLESQLFGHVRGAFTGAVAAQKGLLEEADGGTLFMDEIGDMTLPIQAKLLRVIQERDFIPVGSTRPKSADIRFVAATNKNLEQEVQEGRFREDLFYRLNVINIPLPPLRERKDDVEPLALHFLKKYSLKMKKQVTTLAPEALQLLYGYDWPGNIRELENVMERAVILARTQTVTAKELPIWRKQPQKVEAPRGEAQFVSLENVEKEAIERTLSGTGYHKSRSAEILGISRKTLDRKIVEYRITIPS
- a CDS encoding 4Fe-4S dicluster domain-containing protein; its protein translation is MSETNQDFNKSKAFLIDMTKCTGCRGCQVACKQWNQLDAEKTEFFNGEGYQNPPLMSEHTFTRIKFRDYEKNGQNEFAFYKEMCMHCNEPACASVCPVGAFKKTKEGPVVYDAKRCIGCRFCMVACPFGVPKYEWSKAFPLVRKCTGCYSRIKEGLKPACATTCVSAITYGDRGEMIKEANKRIATRPEKYLKKLYGAEEAGGTSVIYLTALPFDELGFKPVTKRPLPSYTWQALRLVPGIFLTVGSSLSLLSWFNHRKERIAKEEEQRKSGATPKEES
- the fdnG gene encoding formate dehydrogenase-N subunit alpha, with product MAVSRREFLQGGALATALVLSGKKAEAGGADAPQMRTKGLKSSTTICPFCAVGCGLVVHTKNGKIVNIEGDTQHPINQGALCSKGSALFQVANNERRLQKVMYRAPGSDKFEEKSWDWALERISQKMKETRDKTFKAKEINKKDNKEYVVNRTEGMAFLGGAGLDNEECYLWSKFARSMGVANLEHQARIUHSATVAGLAASFGRGAMTNHWIDLKNADAILAIGCNPAENHPISMKWIEAAMDNGGKLLAVDPRFTRTGSKADHYAQIRPGTDIAFLGGMINFALQNNMIHEEYVREYTNASFIVNEKYDFNEGIFCAFDDQEKTYDPKAWAYAVDGSGNPKRDKSLKDPRCVYQQLKKHYSRYTVDMVCSITGTKKEDYVAVAKAFCSTGRADKAGTILYAMGITQSTHGTQNVRATAMLQMLLGNIGIAGGGVNALRGESNVQGSSDYGLLFHLLPGYLKSPEFDNVDLKAYLEKWTPKTKDAKSANWWGNTPKYTVSLLKAWYGDNATAENGFCYDYLPKRSGNYSFMKLMEKMGKGELQGLVCMGQNPAVGGPDSLKTREALGKLDWLVTVDLWETETSIFWKRPGVNPKDIKTEVFMLPAASSVEKEGSISNSGRWAQWRYKAAEPVGDAKSDLWIIDQFAKHVKKAYQKGGTFPEPITKLSWNYGEGHEPEVHLVAKEINGYFTKDMTIVDKDKTLEFKKGDQVPMFKYLQDDGSTVSGCWIYCGSYTKDGNQMARRDATDPTGLGMFPKWSWCWPVNRRIIYNRASVNPDGAPFNPKRAVIAWDALEKKWKGDVPDGPWPPMNDAKEGKYPFIMVPEGHGRLYALDMKDGPFPEHYEPIESPAKNLLSKVQSNPAVKVPANMSSDLNKYPFVGTTYRMTEHWQAGAMTRSLPWLVELVPTMFVEISQTLASSKGINNGDQVKITTERGSIEAKALVTTRLKPFNVQGKMVEQVGLPWHFGYAGLATGDSGNVLTPSVGCANTSIPEFKAFLCNIEKGGKRA
- the nrfD gene encoding NrfD/PsrC family molybdoenzyme membrane anchor subunit, which translates into the protein MTAAKIIINEIKGYHRFVKFLIVLVSLGALASLVRFVFGLGVTTNLNDTFPWGLWISFDVVTAVPLAAGAFTLGAIVHCFHIKKLEPLVRPAIVTGFLGYSLVCVGLLLDLGQPQRCWHTMVYWNPHSPMFEVSMCIAAYTTVLFLEFLSPVCEKFGYHVPLRLLRTIEMPLVIAAASISTLHQSSLGTFFLIAVDKLHSLWYNPLLPLLFWVSAMCAGISIIIVEATMSHKWMGQPDESELLETLAKILPWVITAYLTLKLFSLFALTEGPLFNRPGLVALFAVEMLGGVIAPLVMLMNGNVRENNRLRATAAWLVIAGVILNRFNVSMFGMEAPGTFYYPSFIESLVTVGIIAAHILFFVLIAKYFPIFEHHPETVDYSIPDNFHKTDKGPAVHGKVAGEA
- the moaA gene encoding GTP 3',8-cyclase MoaA — encoded protein: MALIDTYGRRINYLRLSVTDRCNLRCRYCMPEEGVEKLDHSQVLSYADLLRISTEAVAAGIEKIRVTGGEPLVRKGIISFLERLGALPGLKELVLTTNGLLLKEMAQGLREAGVQRLNISLDSLKPETFAAITRGGELKRVLDGLEAAEKAGFPPHKINVVVMRGVNDDEILDFVELTMKRPYAVRFIEYMPTCGDADWRELCVPGAEIRERIGERYLIEEVSNSELSGPSKNFKVQGAQGSLGIITAMTGHFCNGCNRLRVTASGIAKGCLFSGDGVDLRPVLATGDDALLRQEVQRIVAAKPGRHEVTDEGAETVPFAMSRVGG
- a CDS encoding cache domain-containing protein; translated protein: MTLPKLRFPIKTKLTVATLIPLGIAILICWMAGVFILSSKVAAQAQEKVRYDLSVAREAYQSELSRIYDVVKLTASFGRTAETIASGDRRAVSESLSSLRASERLDILAAVDASGKVIFRANNPELRGDDKTRNQFVARALKGEIASGTTILPSSELELEGDSLVRQARIFPAAGTPVQLNGAMFLLVAAPVRDKAGNLLGALYGGVLLNNNQKLVDRIRSVVYEGARKNGRDVGNSTIFQGDIRIATNVPNTDGSRAVGTRLSAPVQERVLLKGAKWVGRAFVVNDWYLTAYEPILSLQGVPIGALYVGMLESQYSAVKIDMAVLLSFVLLVSGLVGVSMAGFLGRKLSQPIRELDLLARRVAAGERNVKSSIDSRDEIGDLAVRFNDMSRSLVEREDSIIELNRNLEEKVQSRTAELEEKNRLLVQTREELLRVEKLAAIGELAAGVAHEINNPMAIIRGNTELLQLSVPEEAPIREEVDTIFQQVKRVERIVSNLLKFARREQMEAGAVRLNELLHEIVGQIGHQVSLERIEIAEQYAESVAQVEGDADQLRQVFTNLVLNAVQAMPSGGVLSVRTQQVEPAGSYEVKVGDTGVGIALENLRQVFNPFYTTKANGTGLGLSVSYGIVREHGGRIDVESVPGGGSTFTVVLPRSQTPGA